GCAGAAATATCCGGCGGGGTTCCCGATATGACGGACCCCGTTATTTTTGCTGCGCACTTCCAGGATGCGTATCGTCGACTGACGCTTGTTGCGGCAGGCGTCACGGGAGAACGCCAGGCTGCTGAAGACATCGTGCAAGAAGCCGCGATCGTCGCGTTCGAAAAGGTTGAACAATTCCAACCAGGCTCCAAGTTTTCTGCATGGATGGCGGAAATCGTGCGACGCTGCGCCTTGAACTATCGGCGAAAAGTTCAGCATCGGCGAACGTACGCCGCCGATCCGGCGATCATCGCGGAAGTGCAAGGCGACGCTACCGTCGACAAGCGATCGCCGATTGCCCGCAACGGCGGCGAGTTGGTTCCCGATCAGACCGCTTTCGACGACGAAGTTTCCAGCGCCTTGCAAACTCTCAGCGTCGAGGCTCGCTCTTGTTTGATGCTGCGAGTCATTGAGAATTTAACGTATGCAGAGATCTCGGAACTGCTCGGCATCCCGGAAGGCACGGCCATGAGCCACGTCCACCGGAGTAAGTCGGCGCTCAGAAAACATCTCTCCGAATCGCCTAAGATGACGCGCCAGCAGCGCTAGTTTTTGCTATGCCCCAAGATCAAGAACAACCCGACGACGAATTGCTCGAGAAGTTTCTCGACAATTTGACGAACGATGACGAGCGCGAGTCGTTCACGGCGGCGTTGCGCACTGATCCGGGGCGTCGGGCGGAAGTTGAGCTTCAGCGCCGCATCGATGATTCGCTTCAACGAATGTTCACGATCAACGTGCCCCAGAGCAGAATTCCCACTATTGCTCCGCCGGCTGATGAGGAATTCGTCGAGCGCCCCGCGGTGAAACCTTCCAAGCAAAGACGGAACGTCATCATTGCGGCTCTAGCAGCGTCGTTGCTGGTCGCTTCTGCGCTGACGTTTCTGTGGCAGAACGCCCAGCATGGCGGCCCCGACGTCGCGGCGCGGCCGCTGGTCGACATCTACCGGAACGCAGTGTCGAGTGGTTTTGAGCCGACGTATGAATGTCACGAGCCCGAGCGATTTGCCGCGACGTTCGAGCGTCGGCAAGGCGAGCCGCTGCGATTGCTCGAACTGCCCGCGAACATGCGCATGCTCGGACTGGCGTACACGGGCGGCCTGAGTCGCAACGCCACCGCGATGCTGGCGTACGTCGACGATGCGCCGGTGATGGTTTTCGTCGATCGCTTGGAAAATGACGTCAAGCAAGCAGCCCCAGCGGCGGGCGATCTACACATTTTCCGCGATGAGCGAGATGGTCTAGTTTTCTACGAGGTCACGCCCTTGCAGTCGCCGCTCGTGACGCCATTTCTCGCGAAAACCATGCAAGACTCCCCCTAGTCGCCTTGCAAGTCGCTTGGTTGGTTCTGGAGCGTCAGTCTTCGATCAAGCTGCGGGGCTAGAAGCTCTTCTCTTCGAGCGTGCAAGATTTTTCACGCGTCGACACATTCTGAAGTACGACACCCGCGTAGTTTTTTCGCCGGACTCATCAAAGAAGGGGGCTGCCATGCGCCAGAACAGTGCATGCTTTGCGTTAATCGGGTCGATTGTTGCTCTTCTGCTGCGAAGCGAGGGGGCGGCTCAGCCTTACACAACCCCGATTGCGAAGGGAGCGATCTCCGTACGGCTGGAGCCAGTCGCCACTGGAATGGCGGCCCCGGACTACGCGATTAGTCCGCCGGATGATGCTTCAAGACTATTTGTCGTCGAACAGCGTGGTCTGCTGCGAATCATTCAGAACGGCGCGCTACTGCCTGGCGCCGCGCTCGACGTCAGCGGCAGAGTGAGTCCGCCATTCGTTGCCGGCAACGCGAACGACGAGCGAGGTCTGTTGGGGCTGGCGTTTCATCCTGGTTTCAACGACAGCGCCAGCGTCGGCTACCACACGCTCTACACGTATGGGAGCGAACCGATCCCAGCTGGAACGGCTCCTACGTTCGTCGCGCCGAACAACGCGGCGCAGGCCTACAAGAACGTCGTCAATGAATGGAAGATCAGCGCGGCGGACCCCAACGTCATTGATCCAGCGTCTCGCCGCGAAGTCGTCTCCTTCGGCAAGAACGCCGGCAATCACAACGGCGGCACGCTCGCTTTTGGGCCCGACGGGTACATGTACATCGGACTCGGTGACGGCGGAAACGCCAACGACACGGGCACCAGCCACATCGAACCGGGGGGGAACTCGCAGAACCTCTCGACGCCGCTCGGCAAAATGCTGCGCATCGATCCAGTGAACCCCGCGCTGACTTCGACCAGCGTCGACGCCGTCAGCGGCAACGCCCAATATCGCTTGCCAGCGACGAATCCGTTTCAAGGGGCGAATCAGCTGCGCGAGATTTACGCCTACGGATTTCGCAACCCCTATCGCTTCGCCTTCGACACAGCGAACGGCGAGTTGATCTTGGCCGACGTCGGGCAGAACAACATCGAAGAAATCAATCGCGTGACGCTCGGCGGGAACTATGGCTGGGCTGTGAAGGAAGGGACGTTTTTGTTCAATCGCTCGAACGGAACCATCGGCGCGCCTCCGGGAAATAACAGTCCCGGCTCGCCCGCTGGCATGATCGATCCGATCCAGGGAACGCTTGGAACCCTGCAATACGATCATGGCGACGGCATCTCGATCACCGGCGGATTCGTTTATCGAGGCTCAGCTATTCCCCAACTCGTCGGCAAATACGTTTTCGGCGACCTCGCGTTACGCGGCACGCCCGTTCGCGCCGACGGCCGGCTGTTCTACGCCGATTTGACGACGGGCGTGATCAACGAGTTCCGCATTCCACAGTTCGCCAATGACCAGCTGCCCAACGGCCTGACGGTTCATGGATTTGGCGAAGACGGCGCAGGCGAACTCTACGCGCTTGTTACGAACACTCCCGCCAATGGGGCTGGTGGCATCGTCTACAAGTTCGCAGCTGTGCCAGAGCCTGCTGCATTGCTACTTGCCTGCTGGGCGGGACTTGCGGCAACGCTTGCACGAGGCCAGCGGCGACTTTGACGATGAACATTCGCCGCGCAGCAAATGATGATGGCGAGAACCAAGGCTTCGGCAGCAACTTGCCTCAAATGTGCCTCGACCCGTTGACGCGATTTTCCGACCCAGTTTGTCAACAGTTTAAGTTCGTCGAACTCACTTGATTGCGAAAGGGACTTGCGTCAACGATGTAGCGAGTCAAGATAGTGCAATCCCCCCTTACACTTTCCATGACTCTCCCGGCCGGCCAATATGGAATATATCGTTCTGGCCTTTGGCCTGATTAGCTTCTTTGTTCACGTCGGGTTGGCCATCGCGGTGCTTGCAGACGCGAAGAAGATCGGAACCGATCGGCAGTCCATGGAGATTGGGCCGATGCTGTGGGGCTGGGCGACGCTCATCGGCGGAATCGTCGCTGTGGGCATCTACTGGTTCATCTACCATTCGAATTTGCGGTCTGATCGCAACGAACCTCCGCGGTGATCATACCGCTCCGCGGTCACTGCTCTATTAGCGATCCACGCCAAACGCTTTGATAGCGTGTTCTCGCTCCCGCTTTCGGTCGGAGTCGTCGCCCTCTTGATCAGTGCGAGCGGCTGAATTATCATACAATTCACCGTGGTCGCGACGGCAGGCATTTCGAGGTTTATCTCGGGCCATCTTCGTGGTTTTTTCAGCTCTGCTCGGCGTGCGGCCCCGGCTTGTCATCTCATTTGCCGTACACGGATCGGAATTGGTTCCTCTCAGCTTGCCATCCGTTCGACGGCGCTGCGCACGACTACGCGTAGCAACCCTCGTCAAGAAGGCCGTTGCAGTCGACCAACATCGAAGGCATTCGCGATGCGATGAGTTTGGGGCGCCAATCCGCAGGCGATTTCATCGACCAAGCCACTTCGACGAGATTATTCAGTCACGTGTAAACGGATGAATGGTACGCAACGATGCCGCTTGTAGACGCCGCCGCCGCCGAGTCGTACATCGGTTCCCTTTTCGAACGATTGGGAACGCCCGAGCGCAGCGCGCAGCTCGTAGCCAATCATCTTGTGGAGTCCAGCCTGCTAGGCCATGACTCGCATGGCATCATGCGCACCGTCCAGTACTGCGCTGCCATCGAGCGGGGCGACTTGATCACGGACGCGCAGTTGGAAATCGTTCGCGAATCCGCAGCTGGCGCCGTCCTCGATGGACGATGGGCTTTTGGGCAGGTTGCCGCGGCCGAAGCGATGCAGCTCGCCATGAGCAAAGCCGCTAAGTGCGGCGTCGGCACGGTAACGTTGCGCAACTGCAATCACACCGGTCGCCTGGGCGCCTACACGGCGACGGCTGCCAATGCCGGCATGGTCGCCATGATGATGGTGAACGCGGGCGGGGGGTATCAGTCCGTCGTACCCTTCGGCGGTCGCGAGCGGCGACTCGCCACCAATCCGTTGTCACTGGCTGCTCCGTCTGGCGGCGAATTTCCGCTCGTGCTCGATATTGCGACCAGCATGGCGCCCGAGGGGAAAATCCGCGTCTACAAGCAACGCAATGCCGCGCTGCCGAGCGGTTGGATTGTCGACGCCAATGGCGAGCCGTCGACAAATCCAAATGATCTCTACGCCGATCCGCCCGGCGCCATCCTGCCTTTCGGCGGAGAAGTCGGGCACAAAGGGTATGGACTGGCGTTCATGGTCGACGTTCTCGCCGGCGCGCTGACAGAAGCTGGTTGCTGTCGAGCAGGCGAGATCGTCGCACGCGACGGTTCGTTGCTCATAGCGATCGACGTGAGGCATTTCTCAAGCGAAGACATTTTCAGCGGCCATGTCAGGGGCTTGATCGCGCACATCAAATCCTGTCCTCCCGCTCCGGGATACGACGAGGTCTTCGTACCAGGAGAGATGGAGTATCGCACGGCGCAACTTCGTCGTAAGGAAGGGATTCACGTCGAAGAAGAGGCGTGGAACGGAATCGAAGCGATTGGCGATCGGCTAGGCGCGACTCGCATTTCGTATCTTCGCAATTGAGCCCGAGTTTCCGCGATTTAGATTTGCATTTCGAGGGTTTTCTATGACTTACCAAGCCTTGCTGCACAGGCAATACGCCAACTTTGCCTTCCGATGTCTCGCGATGGCGTTTATTGCCATGCACGGCTTCGTCGCCTCTCCACTTATGCACGCTGCCGTTCCAGCAGCTGCGCCTACTCAGGAGGAAATCGCGGCCAAAGATGCGTGGGGCAAAGCGAACTTGCTAGACGCCGAGGCGCAGCCGCCTTTTTCGCTCATGTTCGGCTCGGATAGTCGTTCCGATTTTTTCCGCACGTGGCCTCGCGAGACGAGCACGCGGAAAATCGACGCCGATCGCACCGAGCACACGTTCACCTGGCGGGACGCGGCGTCTGGGCTCGAACTACGGTGCGTCGCCGTCGACTACGCAGACTACCCAGTGGTTGAGTGGACGGTCTATCTCAAGAACACCGGCGACAAGCGCACGCCGCTACTGAAAAACATTGAAGGGCTCGACATCGTCGTCAATCGCAACGCCGATGGCGAGTTCACGCTACACGGCATTAAGGGCGACTTCTGCGCCGCCGACAGTTACGAGCCATTCTCGCTGCCGATGCCCGCAGGATTCGAGAAGAAATTCGGCACGCCGATATGGTCCGGCAAATCTTGCGACGGCCCCGATGGTTGGCCGTACCATAATTTACAAATGCCCGGCGGCGGAATGATCTTCGCCATTGGTTGGCCTGGCGCATGGCACAGCAACTTTACCCGCGTCGGCGAGCAAGGCTTGCACGTGGCCGCTGGCCAACAACATACGCACCTGGTCCTGGAGCCAGGCGAAGAGATTCGCACGCCCCTGATCGCCGTTTTGTTTTACCAAGGCGACGACATCATCCGCTCCCAGAATCTGTGGCGCCGGTGGAATCGAGCGCACGTGATCCCGCAGGTGGATGGGAAGCCGCTCGGCCCGCTGTCGCAGGTGCAAGTCGACGGCGTCGACAAAACGTATGTTCAAAGCTTGCTCGACGCCGGCGCCCACATCGATCTTTGCTGGCGTGACGCTGGCGCCGGCGGCCCGAACACCTGGTATCCGAGCGACAAAGGGCCACACCTGCCGAAGCCGGGGGAGCCGAACAACCAATGGCTGAACACCGGCACGTGGGAAATCGATCGCAGAAGGTACCCCGACGGTTTTCGCCCCTTCAGCGATTGGTGTCGCGAGCAAGGGATGCAATTCATCATGTGGTTCGAACCGGAACGCGCCGGCTCGCCCGAAACATTCCTCGGCAGCAAGACCGAGTGGCTGTTGCCGCAAACCCCGTCGACCGTGGGCAGCATCGTCAACTTGGGAAATCCTGAATGTCTTGCTTGGCTGATCGATCACATCGACGGGATGATCGAATCACAAGGGCTCGATTGGTATCGCGAAGACATGAACGGCGACGGTCCCTTCACCGCGTGGCGCGCGGCAGACGCGGGAGATCGGCAGGGGATGACCGAAAATCTCTACATCCAGGGCCATCTTAAGTTTTGGGATACGCTCGTGGAGCGCAATCCTGGTTTGCGGATAGATTCCTGCGCATCCGGCGGCCGCAGGAACGATCTTGAAACGATGCGCCGCGCCGTGCCATTCGTGCGCAGCGATTTCCAGTTCCCCGACATTCAAGAGAACGTGTTCGACGCGAATCAATGCCAGACTTACGGCCTGTCGAGCTGGCTGCCGTTCAATGGTTCAGGGGTCTACCGCTACTCGCCATATGAAATGCGCAGCTTCTACCTCCCGTTGTTTGGCACGGGATGCTTAAAGTCTGACGACTTCAAGGCGCAGGCGGAAGCCTACAAAGAGTGCGCTCGCGTTGCTCCCTCCATGTTATTCGGCGACTACTACCCGCTGACGCCTTACAGCTTGGCGAAGGACGTTTGGATCGCGTGGCAGTTCGA
This sequence is a window from Lacipirellula parvula. Protein-coding genes within it:
- a CDS encoding PQQ-dependent sugar dehydrogenase → MRQNSACFALIGSIVALLLRSEGAAQPYTTPIAKGAISVRLEPVATGMAAPDYAISPPDDASRLFVVEQRGLLRIIQNGALLPGAALDVSGRVSPPFVAGNANDERGLLGLAFHPGFNDSASVGYHTLYTYGSEPIPAGTAPTFVAPNNAAQAYKNVVNEWKISAADPNVIDPASRREVVSFGKNAGNHNGGTLAFGPDGYMYIGLGDGGNANDTGTSHIEPGGNSQNLSTPLGKMLRIDPVNPALTSTSVDAVSGNAQYRLPATNPFQGANQLREIYAYGFRNPYRFAFDTANGELILADVGQNNIEEINRVTLGGNYGWAVKEGTFLFNRSNGTIGAPPGNNSPGSPAGMIDPIQGTLGTLQYDHGDGISITGGFVYRGSAIPQLVGKYVFGDLALRGTPVRADGRLFYADLTTGVINEFRIPQFANDQLPNGLTVHGFGEDGAGELYALVTNTPANGAGGIVYKFAAVPEPAALLLACWAGLAATLARGQRRL
- a CDS encoding RNA polymerase sigma factor; amino-acid sequence: MTDPVIFAAHFQDAYRRLTLVAAGVTGERQAAEDIVQEAAIVAFEKVEQFQPGSKFSAWMAEIVRRCALNYRRKVQHRRTYAADPAIIAEVQGDATVDKRSPIARNGGELVPDQTAFDDEVSSALQTLSVEARSCLMLRVIENLTYAEISELLGIPEGTAMSHVHRSKSALRKHLSESPKMTRQQR
- a CDS encoding alpha-galactosidase, giving the protein MTYQALLHRQYANFAFRCLAMAFIAMHGFVASPLMHAAVPAAAPTQEEIAAKDAWGKANLLDAEAQPPFSLMFGSDSRSDFFRTWPRETSTRKIDADRTEHTFTWRDAASGLELRCVAVDYADYPVVEWTVYLKNTGDKRTPLLKNIEGLDIVVNRNADGEFTLHGIKGDFCAADSYEPFSLPMPAGFEKKFGTPIWSGKSCDGPDGWPYHNLQMPGGGMIFAIGWPGAWHSNFTRVGEQGLHVAAGQQHTHLVLEPGEEIRTPLIAVLFYQGDDIIRSQNLWRRWNRAHVIPQVDGKPLGPLSQVQVDGVDKTYVQSLLDAGAHIDLCWRDAGAGGPNTWYPSDKGPHLPKPGEPNNQWLNTGTWEIDRRRYPDGFRPFSDWCREQGMQFIMWFEPERAGSPETFLGSKTEWLLPQTPSTVGSIVNLGNPECLAWLIDHIDGMIESQGLDWYREDMNGDGPFTAWRAADAGDRQGMTENLYIQGHLKFWDTLVERNPGLRIDSCASGGRRNDLETMRRAVPFVRSDFQFPDIQENVFDANQCQTYGLSSWLPFNGSGVYRYSPYEMRSFYLPLFGTGCLKSDDFKAQAEAYKECARVAPSMLFGDYYPLTPYSLAKDVWIAWQFDRPELGEGAIQAFRRAGAEEGTIRLKLRGLDPNASYEVTDFDHGDSTHLGQKLMDEGLEVALEPEGSAVFTYKVKAAEN
- a CDS encoding Ldh family oxidoreductase, with the protein product MPLVDAAAAESYIGSLFERLGTPERSAQLVANHLVESSLLGHDSHGIMRTVQYCAAIERGDLITDAQLEIVRESAAGAVLDGRWAFGQVAAAEAMQLAMSKAAKCGVGTVTLRNCNHTGRLGAYTATAANAGMVAMMMVNAGGGYQSVVPFGGRERRLATNPLSLAAPSGGEFPLVLDIATSMAPEGKIRVYKQRNAALPSGWIVDANGEPSTNPNDLYADPPGAILPFGGEVGHKGYGLAFMVDVLAGALTEAGCCRAGEIVARDGSLLIAIDVRHFSSEDIFSGHVRGLIAHIKSCPPAPGYDEVFVPGEMEYRTAQLRRKEGIHVEEEAWNGIEAIGDRLGATRISYLRN